From a region of the Calonectris borealis chromosome 2, bCalBor7.hap1.2, whole genome shotgun sequence genome:
- the SNX10 gene encoding sorting nexin-10 isoform X1 — MTPKHEKQEFVTVLVRDPRTQKEDSWHSYIDYEIFIHTNSMCFTRKTSCVRRRFREFVWLRQRLQSNAVLIQLPELPSKTPFFNMNNPHHVDHRRQGLQEFLEKILQDALLLSDSRLHLFLQTQLSPEDMEACVSGQTKYSVADAIHKFASLNRRFPVEDEERKKGKNDADSDSESSSSGLGPRDDSISCGCKASPASEES, encoded by the exons ATGACaccaaaacatgaaaaacaa GAATTTGTAACTGTCTTGGTGCGAGACCCCAGGACACAGAAAGAAGACTCATGGCATTCTTACATAGACTATGAGATATTTATTCAC ACAAACAGTATGTGCTTTACAAGGAAAACATCTTGTGTTAGACGACGCTTTCGAGAATTTGTTTGGCTTCGGCAGAGGCTTCAGAGCAATGCAGTGCTTAT ACAGCTACCTGAACTGCCATCCAAAACTCCCTTTTTCAATATGAATAATCCTCATCACGTGGACCATCGCCGGCAGGGTCTTCAAGAATTCCTGGAAAA gatcCTACAAGACGCATTATTGCTTTCAGACAGTAGGCTTCACCTCTTCTTACAGACTCAGCTAAGCCCAGAAGATATGGAGGCTTGTGTGTCTGGACAGACCAAATACTCTGTTGCCGATGCGATTCATAAGTTCGCCTCTTTGAACAGACGCTTTCCTGTAgaagatgaagagagaaaaaaaggaaaaaacgaTGCGGACTCTGATTCAGAGAG TTCATCCTCCGGGCTCGGACCTCGTGATGACAGCATTTCATGTGGATGTAAAGCAAGCCCAGCTTCTGAAGAATCATGA
- the SNX10 gene encoding sorting nexin-10 isoform X2: protein MRYLFTQLPELPSKTPFFNMNNPHHVDHRRQGLQEFLEKILQDALLLSDSRLHLFLQTQLSPEDMEACVSGQTKYSVADAIHKFASLNRRFPVEDEERKKGKNDADSDSESSSSGLGPRDDSISCGCKASPASEES from the exons ATGAGATATTTATTCAC ACAGCTACCTGAACTGCCATCCAAAACTCCCTTTTTCAATATGAATAATCCTCATCACGTGGACCATCGCCGGCAGGGTCTTCAAGAATTCCTGGAAAA gatcCTACAAGACGCATTATTGCTTTCAGACAGTAGGCTTCACCTCTTCTTACAGACTCAGCTAAGCCCAGAAGATATGGAGGCTTGTGTGTCTGGACAGACCAAATACTCTGTTGCCGATGCGATTCATAAGTTCGCCTCTTTGAACAGACGCTTTCCTGTAgaagatgaagagagaaaaaaaggaaaaaacgaTGCGGACTCTGATTCAGAGAG TTCATCCTCCGGGCTCGGACCTCGTGATGACAGCATTTCATGTGGATGTAAAGCAAGCCCAGCTTCTGAAGAATCATGA